The Clostridiales bacterium genome includes the window GCTATGCCGTACATCAATAAACCAAAAATAAGATTCATTAAAAACATTCCGCCATGAAGAACAAAAAATTGCCCTACATTAAAATTAAAGTCAAAATTATCAAACGCCGCAAGCATCAAAAAGCTCGCGCCCATAATCACAAGGCTGAAAATAAATAAGATTGACAAGAACGAAAGCATCTGGGTTAGGAACATCTTTTTTCTGGAAATGGGATGAGAAAACAAAAACTCGGTCGTGTTTTTACTCTCGTCTTTCAAAAGAGCCGCCATCGCGACAATAGAGCTAAAGACCAAACCCAATGTCAGGGTGTCGCCGTCGTAGCCCAAAACATAAAATTGAAAAATATTGGTGTTTGATATTAATTGCTGAACTTCATCTAAGTCAATATTTTGCAGTATCAAATATGTCCCCAAATTTAACAAAATAAATACCAATATTACGACAGTCCATACAATCAAAAAGACCTTGCTTTGTTTGATAGTGCCCGCAATTAACGACGGGTTTATATATTTATTTGATTTTTTTATATTTTCCATGCCTTACATCCCCTATTATATATAATACTGCAAAAATGTTTGCTCTAGATTGCCTTTTTCTTTGGACAACTCTTTTACGTTGATTACATCCGCAATCTTGCCTTTTTTGATGATAGCGGCTTGGTCGCAAACTCTTTGGACATCGTTAAGTATATGGGTGGACAGCAGCACGCTCGCGCCGCGCTGCCTTTCTTTTTCTATAAGATCAAAAAATCTTTGCTGCATTACCGGGTCAAGCCCGCTTGTAGGCTCGTCCATAACCAGCAAATCAGGGCTATGCATAAGCGCCAATATAATGCTTACTTTTTTCGCGTTGCCAAAAGACAGCTCTTTGCCCTTCTTTTTGACATCAAGCTCAAACAGCTCTACAAGCTCCCGGACTCTTTGCATGCCGCAGCCTCTTAACTTCGCCGAATACTCAAAAATTTGGGCGGCGTTAAAGTTTTTGTAAAATATCGCCTCGGCGGGAACATAGCCCACGCGGCTTTTTATCTGCTCGTCAAATTTGGTAACATCCTTAGAAAAAATACGCGCGCTTCCCGATGTGGGAAAAAGCAAGCCCATAAGTATTCTAATGGTAGTGGATTTGCCCGCCCCGTTTGGCCCGATAAAGCCAAAAATTTGGCCCTGGTCAACGCTGAAGGACACATCCTCAATCCCCATATGGACGCCGTAATATTTCTTGAGATTAAAAATCTCTATTATTTTTCCCATAAAAATTGCTCCTTAACAAAAAAATAACACATACCCATTATAACAAAAAGGTATGCGCCTGTCTAAGACAAAAACCAATATATAATACTCTTAATTAAAAATTAATAATTCTAATTAAATTTTAATCAAAATCTTTGTCGAAAAAATATTATTTTATGCTATTATTTTTTTCTTTATATTCAATCAACGCTTGACATAATTGGTCGGGACAAGATGTTCCGTTGCGGCAGATTATGCCTTTTAAAGAATTTATAATGTCGTCTATATTTTTGCCTAAAACCAATTTGGTGATTCC containing:
- a CDS encoding ABC transporter ATP-binding protein gives rise to the protein MGKIIEIFNLKKYYGVHMGIEDVSFSVDQGQIFGFIGPNGAGKSTTIRILMGLLFPTSGSARIFSKDVTKFDEQIKSRVGYVPAEAIFYKNFNAAQIFEYSAKLRGCGMQRVRELVELFELDVKKKGKELSFGNAKKVSIILALMHSPDLLVMDEPTSGLDPVMQQRFFDLIEKERQRGASVLLSTHILNDVQRVCDQAAIIKKGKIADVINVKELSKEKGNLEQTFLQYYI
- a CDS encoding ABC transporter permease subunit, which gives rise to MENIKKSNKYINPSLIAGTIKQSKVFLIVWTVVILVFILLNLGTYLILQNIDLDEVQQLISNTNIFQFYVLGYDGDTLTLGLVFSSIVAMAALLKDESKNTTEFLFSHPISRKKMFLTQMLSFLSILFIFSLVIMGASFLMLAAFDNFDFNFNVGQFFVLHGGMFLMNLIFGLLMYGIASIKKGKNYFAISIMTCIVLYFVSMLTLFLTATLAPKFSWITNLNHLFIFNIMDTSKLVAGVGNITFNWQPIVIWAVPAIALNIWGYFKYQKKDLNCA
- a CDS encoding TIGR03905 family TSCPD domain-containing protein, which codes for MELYHTKGTCARQIIFDVRDNKLIDLKFAGGCSGNLQGITKLVLGKNIDDIINSLKGIICRNGTSCPDQLCQALIEYKEKNNSIK